One genomic segment of Gottschalkia acidurici 9a includes these proteins:
- a CDS encoding PLP-dependent aminotransferase family protein, with translation MLKYEKIIEYIKNGIYNGDLIHKRRLPSIRSISQQFNCSIGTVLKAYDKLEKEHIIYSLPKSGYYVLKDSHDNKHSEDFIIDFSSGVPEVETFPYKNFQHCLNKSIKLYKETLFTYSDPRGLSSLINALTKHLQQYQIFTKPENIIVTSGTQQALTILSMMPFPNGKTNVLVEQPTYYGMIKTLELNDISVLGIERGLNGINLDELEKMFKYGNIKFFYTIPRFHNPTGNSYSRQEKEAIVKMAEKYNVYIVEDDIAVDLDLNRKNDPMFSYDTSSKVIYLKSYSKILMPGLRVAALVVPNLLVSTFLDYKMWTDMNSPILSQGALEMYLKNGMFDVHKKEVTKLYADRMICLKDTLSTFITPKIKWTVPQSGYFGCLYAENNLEYNKIVNSLRAKNIELFDTSLCFLKEYKNHNYFRVSISKTSEDKIKKGIPIVLNTIKKYLT, from the coding sequence TTGTTAAAATACGAAAAAATCATTGAATATATTAAGAACGGAATTTACAATGGAGATCTTATACATAAGAGAAGATTACCTTCTATTAGATCAATTTCACAGCAATTTAATTGCAGTATTGGCACAGTGTTAAAAGCTTATGACAAACTTGAAAAAGAGCATATTATTTATTCATTACCAAAAAGTGGATACTATGTTCTGAAAGACTCTCATGATAATAAGCATTCTGAGGACTTTATAATTGATTTTTCATCAGGAGTTCCAGAAGTTGAGACGTTCCCTTATAAGAACTTTCAACATTGTTTGAATAAATCTATAAAATTATATAAAGAAACTCTTTTTACTTATTCTGATCCACGTGGATTAAGTTCATTGATAAATGCACTAACAAAACATCTGCAACAATATCAAATATTCACAAAACCAGAAAATATAATTGTTACATCTGGTACTCAACAGGCTTTGACCATATTATCAATGATGCCTTTTCCAAATGGCAAGACTAATGTTCTCGTTGAGCAGCCCACTTACTATGGTATGATAAAAACTTTAGAATTGAATGATATTTCAGTTCTCGGAATAGAGAGAGGACTTAATGGTATAAATCTTGATGAGTTAGAAAAGATGTTTAAATACGGAAACATTAAGTTTTTCTATACTATTCCAAGGTTTCATAATCCTACTGGGAACTCCTATAGCCGACAGGAAAAAGAAGCTATTGTAAAAATGGCAGAAAAATATAACGTATATATTGTAGAGGACGATATAGCTGTAGACCTAGATCTGAATCGAAAAAATGATCCTATGTTTTCCTATGACACATCTTCGAAGGTTATTTATTTAAAAAGCTACTCAAAAATCCTTATGCCTGGATTAAGAGTTGCTGCACTTGTAGTACCAAACTTACTTGTAAGTACTTTCCTTGATTATAAAATGTGGACAGACATGAACAGCCCAATACTTTCTCAAGGTGCACTTGAAATGTATTTAAAAAATGGAATGTTTGATGTACACAAAAAAGAGGTAACTAAACTATATGCTGATAGAATGATTTGTTTAAAGGATACCTTGTCTACATTCATTACTCCAAAAATCAAATGGACTGTACCTCAGTCTGGCTATTTTGGTTGTCTGTATGCTGAAAATAATCTTGAATACAATAAAATAGTAAATTCATTAAGAGCTAAAAATATCGAATTATTTGATACCAGCTTATGTTTTTTAAAGGAATATAAAAATCACAACTATTTTAGAGTAAGCATTAGCAAAACAAGTGAAGATAAGATAAAAAAAGGTATTCCTATAGTACTTAATACTATAAAAAAATACTTAACTTAA
- a CDS encoding methylenetetrahydrofolate reductase, producing MQDYIKNKIYHVEILPPKQDSKKLEADIELFAEKYNRVMKSGYCACIADNAMGHLAFQGTEIIEELELNVNSEQVMIHLNTFHTKEDLHNILDTCKSKGIKDILVLSGDGSDQLPKLQPSDIRVNGVVESVTSVELLKYIKDEYPDTFVLGAAFNPYQVKENEFSKLQRKINAGASFIVTQPIIEKNAVVDELLEKYPDVPIIIEAWMSKNLQLLSEAVEYEIPQDIQFDPVETLKILHRIYPENVVRLSLLGFKTQYHIIEDI from the coding sequence ATGCAAGATTATATTAAAAATAAGATATACCACGTTGAGATACTTCCTCCAAAACAAGATTCTAAAAAGTTAGAGGCTGATATTGAGCTTTTCGCTGAAAAATATAATAGAGTTATGAAAAGTGGTTATTGCGCTTGTATTGCAGATAATGCAATGGGACATCTTGCTTTTCAGGGCACCGAAATTATAGAAGAATTAGAGCTCAATGTAAATTCTGAGCAGGTAATGATTCACCTTAATACGTTTCATACTAAGGAGGACTTACACAACATTCTTGATACATGTAAATCTAAAGGAATTAAAGATATTCTAGTTTTAAGTGGTGATGGATCAGATCAGCTGCCAAAACTTCAACCTTCAGATATAAGAGTTAACGGAGTAGTAGAGTCAGTTACTTCTGTAGAATTATTAAAATATATAAAAGACGAATATCCTGATACTTTCGTTTTAGGTGCGGCTTTTAATCCCTATCAAGTAAAAGAGAATGAATTTAGTAAATTACAGAGAAAAATAAATGCAGGTGCATCATTTATAGTAACTCAGCCAATTATTGAAAAGAACGCTGTAGTTGATGAACTTTTAGAAAAATATCCAGATGTACCTATTATTATTGAAGCATGGATGAGTAAAAATCTTCAGCTTCTTTCAGAGGCAGTTGAATATGAAATTCCACAGGATATACAATTTGATCCTGTTGAAACACTAAAGATACTTCATAGAATTTACCCTGAAAACGTTGTTCGTTTATCACTTCTAGGATTTAAGACACAATATCATATAATAGAGGATATATGA